In a single window of the Necator americanus strain Aroian chromosome X, whole genome shotgun sequence genome:
- a CDS encoding hypothetical protein (NECATOR_CHRX.G25739.T1), whose amino-acid sequence MMQARKIKYDVIGLSETRRSQPLNAVKLEKNCSKEHETAKELVELAFSSTRVWQRTSTLSSNLRPESDVCGCKDVIQCQL is encoded by the coding sequence atgatgcaagccaggaagattaagtacgacgtcatcggactgagcGAGACGAGACGAAGCCAGCCTCTCAATGCCGTAAagctggagaagaactgttctaaGGAACATGAGACAGCAaaggagttggtggagttggcgttctcgtcaacacgagtatggcaaagaacatcgactctttcaaGCAAcctacgacccgaatcggacgtctgcggatgtaAGGATGTGATTCAATGCCAGCTTTGA
- a CDS encoding hypothetical protein (NECATOR_CHRX.G25738.T1), which produces MTKMTSLRNPKGTTVASRRGMEKITYDFYSELFDSHVHLPPHQLSEDGRMSFQRLSHPKYDILSKLLPVLINTLARVFTRYLSECKVPKQSKTSETAFLYKKENPDDIGNYRPICLLSVIYKHFTRVIFDRIEKVLDASREDITRVQDAAALTFIDLKKAFDSAETEAVMEDLDIQGIPAPYLKVLRELYSKFTTRISPFYKNIIIDVKKGPAG; this is translated from the exons ATGACGAAGATGACTTCTCTCCGGAACCCTAAAGGAACAACCGTTGCATCGAGAagaggaatggagaaaatcacctacgacttctactctgaactcttcgacagccatgtccacttgcctcctcaccaacTGAGTGAAGACGGACGGATGTCGTTCCAAAGGCTCTCCCATCCGAAGTACGACATcttgtcg AAACTTttgccagtactcatcaacaccctggcgagggtctttacacgttacctgtcggaatgcaaagTTCCTAAACAGTCGAAGACCAGCGAGACCGCGTTCTTGTATAAGAAGGAAAATCCagatgacatcggcaactatcgcccaatctgcttactgtccgtgaTCTACAAGcactttacaagagtgatctttgataggattgaaaaagtcttggatgcgAGCAGGGAGG ATATCAcaagagtacaagatgccgccgctctcactttcatcgacttgaagaaagcctttgattcagctgagacggaagcggtcatggaggaCTTGGACATCCAAGGCATCCCTGCTCCGTAtttaaaggtacttcgagagttgtacagtaagttcacgaccagaatttcgccattttacaagaatatcatcattgacgtgaagaaggGTCCGGCAGGGTGA
- a CDS encoding hypothetical protein (NECATOR_CHRX.G25737.T1), giving the protein MGVKVDGRQLHFADDIVLTTSRISQAERMLPELNETCSCIDLQLSLQKTMLTRNGCLSDAQFTLNGMNISECTSYVYLGRKINMKNDMTPEVGRRK; this is encoded by the coding sequence atgggagtgaaggttgacggtcggcagctgcactttgctgatgacatcgttctgacaACATCTAgaatcagccaagcggaacgaatgctacCCGAATTGAACGAAACATGTAGTTGCATCGATCTTCAGCTGAGTCTGCAGAAGACGATGCTCACGCGTAACGGATGTCTCTCGGATGCGCAATTCACGCTTAACGGaatgaacatatccgaatgcaccagctacgtgtATCTGGGTCggaaaataaacatgaagaacgatATGACACCCGAGGTGGGCAGGAGGAAATGA
- a CDS encoding hypothetical protein (NECATOR_CHRX.G25742.T1) has translation MAKLDLLLCCLPTINNRQRSPYQTPYGNNTTMSATSCTHNPSTRTQCTHVVIHPNEARHEGNEYPALPTISMV, from the coding sequence atGGCCAAATTGGATCTATTGCTCTGTTGCCTACCTACGATCAACAACCGACAAAGGAGCCCATATCAAACTCCTTATGGCAACAACACGACTATGTCCGCTACATCGTGCACTCACAATCCCTCGACTCGAACTCAGTGCACTCACGTTGTGATCCACCCTAATGAAGCACGTCACGAAGGAAATGAATATCCAGCTTTACCAACAATATCTATGGTCTGA
- a CDS encoding hypothetical protein (NECATOR_CHRX.G25741.T1) produces the protein MHSFLFGYPKFDVEDEGKDNYHQSQEFSQCTEVGSLYDGFCFIKTFGSLGIGLDSTVDGFIDGIILAFVFRPMLLIYFQKGGSVPPLIVFEQFFNGCSSTSDVGRIGLTGRYMS, from the coding sequence AtgcattcgtttcttttcGGCTATCCGAAGTTTGATGTTGAAGATGAAGGTAAGGATAATTATCATCAGTCGCAAGAGTTTTCTCAATGTACTGAAGTTGGTAGCCTTTATGATGGCTTCTGTTTCATCAAAACATTCGGAAGTCTTGGTATTGGTCTTGATAGCACAGTTGATGGTTTCATTGATGGAATCATCCTCGCTTTTGTCTTCAGGCCAATgttgttaatttattttcagaaaggAGGGTCCGTTCCACCATTGATCGTTTTCGAGCAGTTCTTCAATGGATGTTCCTCTACTTCCGATGTCGGCCGGATTGGATTGACTGGAAGGTACATGTCGTAA
- a CDS encoding hypothetical protein (NECATOR_CHRX.G25740.T1), protein MPKMDPIKQRTSLHNPVQSQQNQNLLDYCSHHDIHFKFVSAFAPWQGGVYERMIKTFESAFKAAIRNRKLGLDGFATLAKECEAIFNSRPITYVYHDLDSGYPLRPTDFLRPFALLGSPRLQDENETDEEWSVGHITDSLHKRWTFMLTLPNSFWKRWQ, encoded by the coding sequence ATGCCCAAGATGGATCCTATCAAACAACGCACCAGCCTTCACAATCCCGTGCAATCCCAGCAAAACCAAAACCTACTCGACTACTGCTCTCATCATGACATCCACTTCAAATTCGTCTCGGCCTTTGCACCCTGGCAGGGCGGAGTGTACGAGCGCATGATCAAAACTTTCGAAAGCGCATTCAAGGCAGCCATAAGGAATCGAAAACTCGGATTGGACGGATTCGCCACACTTGCAAAGGAATGCGAAGCTATCTTCAACAGTCGACCCATCACATACGTTTACCATGATCTCGACTCTGGATATCCTTTGCGACCTACAGATTTCCTGCGTCCCTTTGCGCTTTTGGGATCTCCACGACTACAAGACGAGAACGAGACCGACGAAGAATGGTCTGTTGGACATATAACCGATAGCTTACACAAAAGATGGACGTTCATGCTAACTTTGCCGAACTCATTCTGGAAGAGATGGCAATAG